The Caloenas nicobarica isolate bCalNic1 chromosome Z, bCalNic1.hap1, whole genome shotgun sequence genome has a segment encoding these proteins:
- the CCDC68 gene encoding coiled-coil domain-containing protein 68 — protein MPGERCLEELGISVTIEPRPARIVMTTLLLTERISRQDRGAEGEFVLYGSSCAQLTQEADYVQKVPQVPGDEPELPRSCWNRSPVATTLKETEEQLLLVSRENQVLKIKLEATREAGVQALRSASQKLYENYQARSEDLKKSHEDEKQQIQTRNLRHEAKLQQSSENSARLAQSVREKCTRIAEMETRVQRMQEEKQTLIEKKTSFEKTLQQMVSRNEDSKRCRDVEQQIVTLREQICHLQRLIQAQQHGLRAVIQEAEELNNELKSQDKKIEDLTKKLTALEAQNKELKDRVEFWSGQPKATVSKGVWTDAPRHLGAFGAAPYGMLARLRQQES, from the exons ATGCCGGGGGAGCGTTGCTTGGAGGAACTCGGAATCTCCGTTACAATTG AGCCGAGACCCGCGCGGATCGTGATGACGACGCTGCTGCTCACGGAGCGGATCAGCCGGCAGGACCGCGGCGCCGAGGGGGAATTCGTCCTGTACGGCTCGTCCTGCGCCCAGCTCACCCAGGAGGCCGACTACGTCCAAAAG GTTCCCCAGGTGCCGGGGGATGAGCCGGAGCTGCCGCGCAGCTGCTGGAACCGCAGTCCCGTGGCCACGACGCTGAAGGAAAccgaggagcagctgctgctggtgagcaGGGAGAACCAAGTGCTGAAGATCAAG CTGGAAGCCACGAGAGAAGCGGGGGTACAAGCTCTCAGATCCGCCTCCCAAAAACTGTACGAGAATTACCAGGCTCGCTCGGAAGACCTGAAAAAAAGCCACGAGGACGAGAAGCAGCAAATCCAG ACCCGCAATCTCCGGCACGAAGCGAAGCTCCAGCAAAGCTCTGAAAACAGCGCCCGCCTCGCCCAAAGCGTCAGGGAAAAATGCACCCGCATCGCGGAGATGGAGACACGCGTGCAGAGGATGCAGGAG GAAAAGCAAACGCTGATAGAGAAGAAGACGTCATTTGAAAAGACGCTTCAACAGATGGTGTCAAGGAATGAAGACAGCAAACG gtgccGGGACGTCGAGCAGCAGATTGTCACCCTGCGGGAGCAGATCTGTCACCTGCAGCGCCTCATCCAGGCCCAGCAGCACGGCCTGCGCGCCGTCATCCAGGAG GCAGAGGAACTGAACAACGAACTCAAAAGCCAAGATAAAAAGATAGAGGACCTGACCAAGAAGCTGACAGCACTGGAAGCACAG aataaAGAGCTGAAAGACAGAGTGGAGTTCTGGTCTGGGCAGCCCAAGGCTACGGTTTCCAAAGGTGTCTGGACAGA CGCCCCGCGCCATTTGGGAGCTTTCGGAGCGGCCCCTTACGGGATGCTCGCCCGGCTGCGGCAGCAGGAGAGCTGA
- the RAB27B gene encoding ras-related protein Rab-27B codes for MTDGDYDYLIKLLALGDSGVGKTTFLYRYTDNKFNPKFITTVGIDFREKRVVYNCQGPNGSPGRAFKVHLQLWDTAGQERFRSLTTAFFRDAMGFLLMFDLTSQQSFLNVRNWMSQLQANAYCENPDIVLIGNKADLSDQREVNERQAKDLADKYGIPYFETSAATGQNVEKAVDTLLDLIMKRMEQCVDKPPGSDTANGAGSGKLDPAKPEEKRCAC; via the exons ATGACTGATGGAGACTATGATTATCTGATCAAACTCCTGGCCCTCGGAGACTCTGGGGTTGGAAAAACAACGTTCCTGTACAGATACACCGATAACAAATTTAATCCCAAATTCATCACGACAGTGGGGATAGACTTTCGGGAAAAACGAGTG GTGTACAACTGCCAGGGACCAAATGGATCTCCAGGAAGAGCCTTCAAGGTCCATCTCCAGCTCTGGGACACGGCCGGCCAGGAAAG ATTCCGAAGTCTCACCACGGCATTTTTCAGAGACGCGATGGGCTTTTTGCTCATGTTCGATCTCACCAGCCAACAGAGCTTCTTAAATGTCAGAAACTGGATGA GTCAGCTGCAAGCCAACGCATACTGTGAGAATCCAGATATTGTCTTAATTGGTAATAAAGCTGATTTATCAGACCAAAGGGAGGTAAATGAAAGGCAAGCAAAAGATCTGGCAGACAAATACGG CATCCCGTACTTCGAGACGAGCGCCGCGACCGGGCAGAACGTGGAGAAAGCCGTGGACACGCTGCTGGACTTGATCATGAAGCGCATGGAGCAGTGCGTGGACAAGCCGCCCGGCTCGGACACGGCCAACGGGGCCGGCTCCGGGAAGCTGGATCCGGCCAAACCGGAGGAGAAAAGATGCGCCTGCTAA